The following are encoded together in the Brassica napus cultivar Da-Ae chromosome A9, Da-Ae, whole genome shotgun sequence genome:
- the BNAA09G41980D gene encoding precursor of CEP3, translating to MARINVYLFAFMLLLTIKQELGSVEGRTLTTSTMGTAEEISADGSVPLLLPAEPLQPPPSHGVDTFRPTVPGHSPGIGHSVHN from the coding sequence ATGGCGAGAATTAATGTTTACCTTTTTGCATTTATGTTGCTTTTGACTATTAAACAAGAGCTCGGTTCCGTTGAAGGCCGAACACTCACCACGTCCACCATGGGGACGGCTGAGGAAATCAGCGCTGATGGCTCTGTGCCGCTATTACTACCGGCTGAGCCACTTCAGCCGCCACCGAGCCACGGGGTTGATACCTTTAGGCCCACGGTACCTGGACATAGCCCTGGTATTGGACATTCCGTACACAACTAA
- the LOC106368644 gene encoding cyclin-dependent kinase inhibitor 1-like isoform X1: MVRKCRKAKGTVGASSTYMQLRSRRIVYRSEKASSSSSSCCASNNNGVIDLELLQEERDGETETSSCRRSSKRKLFENLREKESMENSQQIVAGFDSAVKESSDCCCSLRASLSTTEEKGKSATEQPPTAVEIEEFFVEAEKQLHDNFKKKYNFDFEEEKPLEGRYEWVKLSE; this comes from the exons ATGGTGAGAAAATGCAGAAAAGCTAAAGGGACGGTGGGAGCTTCGTCTACGTATATGCAGCTTCGCAGCCGGAGAATCGTTTACAGATCGGAAAAAGCTAgctcgtcgtcgtcgtcttgTTGCGCGAGTAACAACAATGGAGTTATAGATCTTGAG ttgttacaGGAGGAAAGAGATGGTGAGACTGAAACGTCGTCGTGTCGACG GAGTAGTAAGAGGAAGCTATTTGAAAACCTTAGAGAGAAAGAATCTATGGAGAATTCACAGCAAATCGTAGCTGGTTTTGATTCCGCCGTGAAAGAATCATCGGATTGTTGTTGCAGCCTGAGAGCATCTTTGTCAACGACGGAGGAGAAGGGGAAATCAGCGACGGAGCAACCACCAACGGCAGTGGAGATTGAAGAGTTTTTCGTGGAAGCTGAGAAACAGCTCCATGATAATTTCAAGAAGAA GTATAACTTTGATTTCGAGGAGGAGAAGCCATTAGAAGGACGCTACGAGTGGGTTAAATTATCAGAGtaa
- the LOC106368644 gene encoding cyclin-dependent kinase inhibitor 1-like isoform X2, with amino-acid sequence MVRKCRKAKGTVGASSTYMQLRSRRIVYRSEKASSSSSSCCASNNNGVIDLEEERDGETETSSCRRSSKRKLFENLREKESMENSQQIVAGFDSAVKESSDCCCSLRASLSTTEEKGKSATEQPPTAVEIEEFFVEAEKQLHDNFKKKYNFDFEEEKPLEGRYEWVKLSE; translated from the exons ATGGTGAGAAAATGCAGAAAAGCTAAAGGGACGGTGGGAGCTTCGTCTACGTATATGCAGCTTCGCAGCCGGAGAATCGTTTACAGATCGGAAAAAGCTAgctcgtcgtcgtcgtcttgTTGCGCGAGTAACAACAATGGAGTTATAGATCTTGAG GAGGAAAGAGATGGTGAGACTGAAACGTCGTCGTGTCGACG GAGTAGTAAGAGGAAGCTATTTGAAAACCTTAGAGAGAAAGAATCTATGGAGAATTCACAGCAAATCGTAGCTGGTTTTGATTCCGCCGTGAAAGAATCATCGGATTGTTGTTGCAGCCTGAGAGCATCTTTGTCAACGACGGAGGAGAAGGGGAAATCAGCGACGGAGCAACCACCAACGGCAGTGGAGATTGAAGAGTTTTTCGTGGAAGCTGAGAAACAGCTCCATGATAATTTCAAGAAGAA GTATAACTTTGATTTCGAGGAGGAGAAGCCATTAGAAGGACGCTACGAGTGGGTTAAATTATCAGAGtaa
- the LOC106368645 gene encoding nicotinate phosphoribosyltransferase 2, with product MEPKENGNQPGRVIEGPTNPMVTPLLNDLYQFTMAYAYWKAGKQNERSVFDLYFRKNPFGGEYTVFAGLEECVKFLANFKLTHQEIDYVRDSLPGSEEAFCDYLKGLDCSDVEVYAIPEGSVVFPKVPLMRVEGPVGVVQLLETPFLNLVNFASLVATNAARHRFVAGKSKSLLEFGARRAQGPDGAISASKYCYLGGFDATSNVAAGKLFGIPLRGTHSHAFVSSFMSTDEIVDKVLQSADGETTCDDFISLVQTWLTKIQYSPSLSGFFSETNQSELAAFISYALAFPKAFLALVDTYDVMKSGIPNFCAVALALNDLGYKALGIRLDSGDLAYLSTEARNFFCAVERELKVPGFGKMIVTASNDLNEETIDALNKQGHEVDAFGIGTYLVTCYAQAALGCVFKLVEINNQPRIKLSEDVTKVSIPCKKRSYRLYGKEGYPLVDIMTGENEPPPKVGERLLCRHPFNESKRAYVVPQRVEELLKCYWRGSADEAREELPPLKEIRDRCIKQLENMRPDHMRRLNPTPYKVSVSAKLYDFIHFLWLNEAPVGELQ from the exons ATGGAGCCGAAAGAGAATGGAAACCAACCGGGTCGGGTCATAGAAGGACCCACCAACCCCATGGTCACACCTCTCCTCAACGATCTCTACCAATTCACCATGGCTTACGCTTATTGGAAAGCTGGCAAACAGAACGAACGATCCGT CTTCGATCTGTACTTTCGTAAGAACCCGTTTGGCGGCGAGTACACTGTCTTCGCTGGGCTAGAAGAGTGTGTCAAGTTCCTCGCCAATTTCAAATTGACCCACCAAGAGATCGATTACGTTCGTGACTCCTTGCCTGGATCTGAG GAAGCTTTCTGTGATTATCTTAAAGGGCTTGATTGCTCTGACGTTGAAGTCTATGCGATTCCTGAAGGGTCTGTTGTTTTCCCTAAGGTGCCTCTCATGAGAGTTGAAGGACCCGTTGGT GTTGTTCAATTGTTGGAAACTCCGTTCCTCAATCTTGTCAATTTTGCATCTTTGGTAGCTACCAACGCAGCAAGACACCGGTTTGTTGCCGGCAAGTCTAAGAGTCTGCTTGAGTTTGGTGCTCGGAGAGCTCAG GGACCTGATGGTGCAATTAGCGCATCTAAATATTGCTACCTTGGAGGTTTTGATGCTACAAG CAACGTAGCAGCTGGAAAACTTTTTGGGATACCTCTCCGTGGCACACATTCCCATGCTTTTGTTAGCTCATTCATG AGCACTGATGAGATTGTTGACAAAGTGCTTCAAAGTGCTGATGGGGAAACCACATGTGATGACTTTATTAGTCTAGTTCAGACATGGTTAACAAAGATTCAG TATTCACCTTCTCTAAGTGGCTTTTTCTCTGAGACAAATCAAAGCGAGCTAGCAGCTTTCATCTCCTATGCACTGGCATTCCCCAAAGCCTTTCTTGCCCTTGTAGACACATACGAT gtgatgaagagtgggatccCTAACTTCTGCGCAGTTGCTTTAGCTCTGAATGACTTAGG ATACAAAGCATTAGGTATTAGACTGGACTCAGGTGACTTGGCATATCTATCTACAGAGGCCAGAAATTTCTTCTGCGCAGTAGAGAGAGAACTTAAAGTGCCTGGTTTTGGGAAGATGATCGTCACCGCTAGTAATGATCTAAATGAAGAGACGATCGACGCTTTAAACAAACAG GGACATGAGGTGGATGCTTTTGGTATTGGGACTTACTTAGTCACTTGCTATGCACAAGCAGCCTTAGGCTGCGTTTTCAAACTTGTCGAGATAAACAATCAGCCTCGGATCAAACTTTCTGAAGATGTTACAAAG GTATCAATACCATGTAAAAAGCGAAGTTACAGATTGTACGGAAAAGAAGGTTACCCACTAGTGGATATAATGACTGGAGAGAATGAGCCACCtccaaag GTTGGTGAGCGTTTACTGTGTCGTCATCCTTTTAATGAATCCAAAAGAGCATATGTAGTGCCACAACGTGTTGAAGAGCTCCTCAAATGTTACTGGCGTGGAAGTGCTG ATGAAGCAAGAGAAGAATTACCACCACTGAAAGAGATACGAGACCGTTGCATCAAACAGCTTGAAAACATGCGACCTGATCATATGAGAAGATTAAACCCTACTCCTTACAAG GTTAGTGTCAGCGCGAAGCTGTACGATTTCATTCACTTCCTATGGCTCAACGAGGCACCTGTTGGTGAATTACAGTGA